In the Paramormyrops kingsleyae isolate MSU_618 chromosome 6, PKINGS_0.4, whole genome shotgun sequence genome, one interval contains:
- the LOC111840523 gene encoding G-protein coupled receptor 22 translates to MDTDSYRQLLETSDGLVGVGELNGAEDAGSDSGWYVPYSIGFQASLTSFLMLELVLGFSSNLTVLVLYCAQSNLVDSVSNMVTVNLHVLDIIVCVLCLPFTMVIILLPLDGNLALLCCFHEACVTFTSIATAVNVLVISVDRYDISVRPATRLLTPRRAALLLAAVWAVSLAVFFIPFLEVEFFSGTGSESNDPSQDPLWQNRTLLCVGGEGYHTKLAMYYHLLLQVPVFFTAVLVMLFTYFKILQALSIRIGSHLKRSQRRKDPSCRRRRKKRKGPKEGQDGGSCSSQTKYLSQPPLIPSPTPTPTSPPALSSVPQAASDSGAALVPSQTTVGVQASVSAIIALRRAVRRHRDRRERQRRVFKMSLVIISSFLLCWAPISVVNMLILSLGPSDRLVRVRLCFLAVAYATTIFHPLLYAFTRQKLRRAFRTRVKKRVVSLLQVDPAPSATVISNSWAVPRKSNKPRQEGSDATNHCLTEAIRE, encoded by the coding sequence ATGGACACTGACAGCTACAGGCAGCTCCTGGAGACCAGCGACGGCCTGGTCGGCGTGGGGGAGCTGAATGGCGCAGAGGACGCCGGCTCGGACTCTGGGTGGTACGTGCCCTATTCCATAGGTTTCCAAGCGTCCCTGACCAGCTTCCTCATGCTTGAGCTGGTTCTAGGCTTCAGCAGTAACCTCACCGTCCTCGTGCTGTACTGCGCCCAGTCCAACCTGGTCGACTCGGTCAGCAACATGGTGACGGTGAACCTGCACGTGCTGGACATCATCGTGTGCGTGCTCTGCCTGCCCTTCACCATGGTCATCATCCTTCTGCCGCTGGACGGCAACCTGGCGCTGCTTTGCTGCTTCCACGAGGCCTGCGTCACCTTCACCAGCATCGCCACCGCGGTCAACGTGCTGGTCATCAGCGTGGACCGCTACGACATCTCCGTGCGGCCGGCCACGCGTCTCCTGACTCCGCGCCGGGCCGCCCTGCTGCTGGCCGCCGTCTGGGCGGTGTCGCTGGCCGTCTTCTTCATCCCCTTCCTGGAGGTGGAGTTCTTCTCTGGGACGGGCAGCGAGTCGAACGACCCCAGCCAGGACCCCCTGTGGCAGAACCGGACGCTGCTGTgcgtggggggggagggctaCCACACCAAGCTCGCCATGTACTACCATCTGCTGCTGCAGGTGCCCGTCTTCTTCACTGCCGTCCTGGTCATGCTCTTCACCTATTTCAAAATCCTGCAGGCCCTCAGCATCCGCATCGGCTCGCACCTCAAGAGAAGCCAGCGCCGGAAGGACCCGTCCTGCAGGAGGCGCCGCAAGAAAAGAAAGGGGCCCAAGGAGGGTCAGGATGGTGGGAGCTGCTCCAGTCAGACCAAATACCTCTCACAGCCTCCCCTCATACCCTCTCCCacgcccacccccacctcccccccagcGCTGTCCTCGGTACCACAGGCGGCCTCCGACAGCGGGGCAGCTCTCGTGCCCAGCCAGACGACGGTGGGCGTGCAGGCCTCAGTGTCGGCCATCATAGCCCTGCGGCGGGCTGTGCGGCGGCACCGCGACCGGCGGGAGCGCCAGCGACGCGTCTTCAAGATGTCCCTGGTCATCATCTCGTCCTTCCTGCTCTGCTGGGCGCCCATCTCTGTGGTGAACATGCTGATCCTCAGCCTGGGGCCCAGCGACCGGCTGGTGCGTGTGCGCCTCTGCTTCCTGGCCGTGGCCTACGCCACCACCATCTTCCACCCCCTGCTCTACGCCTTCACGCGCCAGAAGCTGCGGCGTGCCTTCAGGACCAGAGTGAAGAAGCGGGTGGTGTCCCTGCTCCAGGTCGACCCGGCCCCCAGTGCCACCGTCATAAGTAACTCGTGGGCGGTGCCGCGCAAGTCAAACAAGCCGCGACAAGAAGGCAGCGACGCAACAAACCACTGCCTCACGGAGGCCATACGGGagtga